From Carya illinoinensis cultivar Pawnee chromosome 5, C.illinoinensisPawnee_v1, whole genome shotgun sequence, one genomic window encodes:
- the LOC122309993 gene encoding glutamine--tRNA ligase-like isoform X2, with product MPVKDESPDKEKYLDLFLKIGLDERTARNTVANSKVTANLVSVIHKAVTEGCRRTVGNLLYTVAKKYPANALVHRPTLLQYIVSSKIKTTAQLEAGLSFFVATASDDFKLDALEEACGVGVEVSAEDIEQAVNDVFEENKNLILEKRYRTNGHVRKRHPWADLKSLKQFVDAKFYDLLGERTAADNEKTSKKKKDNPAEVEVKTVAVVSPEQQSEEELNPFLIFPRPQENFKVHTEVFFSDGSVLRCCNTKELLEKHLNATGGKVLTRFPPEPNGYLHIGHAKITYTSDYFQELYNLAVELIRRGRAYVDHQTPDEIKEYREKKMNSPWRDRPVAESLKLFDDMRKGLIEEGKATLRMKQDMQNDNYNILLLIHMPETSGLSIPVMIMLTALWILLRILHIRYVVFAFDSFVHLFETRPASYYWLLHALSLYQPYVWEYSRLNVTNTVMSKRKLNRLVTDKWVDGWDDPCLMTLAGLRRRGVTSTSINAFVRGVGITRSDNSTINLDRLEYHIREELNKTVPRAMVVLHPLKVVITNLEAGSIIDLDVKKWPEAQSDDASAFYKVPFSNTVYIEHSDFRMKDSKDYYGLAPGKSVLLRYAFPIKCTEVILSDDKETILEIRAEYDPSKKTKPKGVLHWVAEPSPGVDPLRVEVRLFDKLFLSENPAELDDWLADLNPQSKVVISSAYAVPLLKNAAVGDRFQFERLGFFVLDRDSTPEKLVFNRTVTLRDSYSKGGK from the exons ATGCCGGTGAAGGACGAGAGCCCTGACAAGGAGAAGTACTTAGACTTGTTTCTGAAGATCGGATTGGACGAACGAACCGCGCGAAACACCGTCGCCAACAGCAAGGTTACGGCCAATCTGGTTTCTGTTATTCACAAG GCTGTCACCGAGGGATGCAGGCGGACTGTTGGAAATCTCCTATACACG GTTGCTAAAAAATATCCAGCAAATGCCCTTGTGCATCGCCCAACCTTGCTGCAATACATTGTTTCGTCAAAG ATTAAAACTACGGCTCAGTTAGAAGCGGGTCTTTCATTTTTTGTAGCTACTGCATCAGATGATTTTAAGTTGGATGCACTCGAAGAAGCATGTGGGGTTG GTGTTGAGGTTTCAGCAGAAGATATTGAACAAGCTGTTAATGATGTTTTTgaagagaataagaatttgaTTTTGGAGAAACGATATCGAACTAATG GTCACGTTCGGAAGAGGCACCCATGGGCTGATCTGAAGAGCCTCAAg CAATTTGTTGATGCAAAATTTTATGATCTACTTGGTGAAAGGACAGCAGCTGATAATGAAAAGACTtccaagaagaagaaagataacCCCGCTGAAGTAGAG GTTAAAACAGTTGCCGTTGTTTCTCCAGAACAGCAATCTGAAGAAGAACTTAATCCATTTTTGATATTTCCTCGACCACAGGAAAATTTCAAG GTGCACACTGAAGTATTTTTCAGTGATGGCTCTGTCCTTAGGTGTTGCAATACAAAGGAACTGCTCGAAAAACACTTGAACGCAACGGGAGGGAAAGTTTTAACTCGCTTTCCTCCTGAACCAAATGGTTATTTGCATATTGGTCATGCCAAG ATAACTTACACCAGTGATTATTTTCAAGAGTTGTACAATTTAGCCGTGGAGCTCATACGAAGGGGTCGTGCATACGTTGATCATCAG ACACCTGACGAGATAAAGGAGTACAGAGAAAAAAAGATGAACAGTCCTTGGAGGGACAGACCTGTTGCAGAATCATTGAAACTTTTTGATGATATGAGAAAAGGCCTTATTGAAGAAGGGAAAGCGACATTGAGGATGAAGCAAGACATGCAGaatgataattataatat tTTACTCCTCATCCACATGCCGGAGACAAGTGGTTTATCTATCCCAGTTATGATTATGCTCACTGCATTGTGGATTCTCTTGAGAATATTACACATTCGATATGTTGTTTTTGCCTTTGATAG CTTTGTTCACTTATTTGAGACACGCCCTGCTTCATACTATTGGCTATTACATGCGCTGAGCCTTTACCAACCATATGTATGGGAATATTCACGACTTAATGTTACTAACACGGTGATGTCTAAGCGGAAG CTAAATCGATTGGTGACAGACAAGTGGGTTGATGGTTGGGATGACCCTTGCCTTATGACACTAGCTGGTTTGCGTCGTAGAGGTGTGACTTCAACGTCAATTAATGCTTTTGTTCGAGGAGTTGGGATCACTAGAAG TGATAATAGTACAATAAATTTGGATCGCCTTGAGTATCACATAAGAGAAGAACTAAACAAAACGGTGCCTCGTGCAATGGTCGTGCTACATCCGCTGAAg GTTGTTATCACAAACCTAGAAGCTGGCTCAATAATAGATCTTGATGTAAAGAAATGGCCCGAAGCCCAATCAGACGATGCATCTGCTTTTTACAAG GTTCCATTTTCCAATACTGTGTACATTGAACATTCTGATTTTCGAATGAAAGATTCCAAGGATTACTATGGACTTGCTCCTGGTAAATCTGTCCTGCTCAG ATATGCATTTCCGATAAAGTGCACTGAAGTTATCCTATCTGATGATAAGGAAACTATTCTAGAGATCCGGGCTGAGTATGATCCCTCTAAGAAGACAAAGCCTAAG ggTGTTCTTCATTGGGTGGCTGAACCTTCCCCTGGGGTTGATCCACTCAGGGTGGAAGTCAGATTGTTTGACAAATTGTTCCTTTCGGAG AATCCAGCTGAACTTGATGATTGGCTTGCTGATCTGAACCCTCAGTCCAAAGTGGTGATTTCCAGTGCATATGCTGTACCCTTACTGAAAAATGCTGCAGTTGGAGACAGATTCCAGTTCGAAAGGCTTG GCTTTTTTGTGCTTGATAGAGATTCCACTCCTGAAAAGCTTGTCTTCAATAGAACAGTCACATTAAGAGACAGCTATAGTAAGGGTGGGAAGTAG
- the LOC122309993 gene encoding glutamine--tRNA ligase-like isoform X1, whose amino-acid sequence MPVKDESPDKEKYLDLFLKIGLDERTARNTVANSKVTANLVSVIHKAVTEGCRRTVGNLLYTVAKKYPANALVHRPTLLQYIVSSKIKTTAQLEAGLSFFVATASDDFKLDALEEACGVGVEVSAEDIEQAVNDVFEENKNLILEKRYRTNVGELLGHVRKRHPWADLKSLKQFVDAKFYDLLGERTAADNEKTSKKKKDNPAEVEVKTVAVVSPEQQSEEELNPFLIFPRPQENFKVHTEVFFSDGSVLRCCNTKELLEKHLNATGGKVLTRFPPEPNGYLHIGHAKITYTSDYFQELYNLAVELIRRGRAYVDHQTPDEIKEYREKKMNSPWRDRPVAESLKLFDDMRKGLIEEGKATLRMKQDMQNDNYNILLLIHMPETSGLSIPVMIMLTALWILLRILHIRYVVFAFDSFVHLFETRPASYYWLLHALSLYQPYVWEYSRLNVTNTVMSKRKLNRLVTDKWVDGWDDPCLMTLAGLRRRGVTSTSINAFVRGVGITRSDNSTINLDRLEYHIREELNKTVPRAMVVLHPLKVVITNLEAGSIIDLDVKKWPEAQSDDASAFYKVPFSNTVYIEHSDFRMKDSKDYYGLAPGKSVLLRYAFPIKCTEVILSDDKETILEIRAEYDPSKKTKPKGVLHWVAEPSPGVDPLRVEVRLFDKLFLSENPAELDDWLADLNPQSKVVISSAYAVPLLKNAAVGDRFQFERLGFFVLDRDSTPEKLVFNRTVTLRDSYSKGGK is encoded by the exons ATGCCGGTGAAGGACGAGAGCCCTGACAAGGAGAAGTACTTAGACTTGTTTCTGAAGATCGGATTGGACGAACGAACCGCGCGAAACACCGTCGCCAACAGCAAGGTTACGGCCAATCTGGTTTCTGTTATTCACAAG GCTGTCACCGAGGGATGCAGGCGGACTGTTGGAAATCTCCTATACACG GTTGCTAAAAAATATCCAGCAAATGCCCTTGTGCATCGCCCAACCTTGCTGCAATACATTGTTTCGTCAAAG ATTAAAACTACGGCTCAGTTAGAAGCGGGTCTTTCATTTTTTGTAGCTACTGCATCAGATGATTTTAAGTTGGATGCACTCGAAGAAGCATGTGGGGTTG GTGTTGAGGTTTCAGCAGAAGATATTGAACAAGCTGTTAATGATGTTTTTgaagagaataagaatttgaTTTTGGAGAAACGATATCGAACTAATG TTGGTGAATTATTAGGTCACGTTCGGAAGAGGCACCCATGGGCTGATCTGAAGAGCCTCAAg CAATTTGTTGATGCAAAATTTTATGATCTACTTGGTGAAAGGACAGCAGCTGATAATGAAAAGACTtccaagaagaagaaagataacCCCGCTGAAGTAGAG GTTAAAACAGTTGCCGTTGTTTCTCCAGAACAGCAATCTGAAGAAGAACTTAATCCATTTTTGATATTTCCTCGACCACAGGAAAATTTCAAG GTGCACACTGAAGTATTTTTCAGTGATGGCTCTGTCCTTAGGTGTTGCAATACAAAGGAACTGCTCGAAAAACACTTGAACGCAACGGGAGGGAAAGTTTTAACTCGCTTTCCTCCTGAACCAAATGGTTATTTGCATATTGGTCATGCCAAG ATAACTTACACCAGTGATTATTTTCAAGAGTTGTACAATTTAGCCGTGGAGCTCATACGAAGGGGTCGTGCATACGTTGATCATCAG ACACCTGACGAGATAAAGGAGTACAGAGAAAAAAAGATGAACAGTCCTTGGAGGGACAGACCTGTTGCAGAATCATTGAAACTTTTTGATGATATGAGAAAAGGCCTTATTGAAGAAGGGAAAGCGACATTGAGGATGAAGCAAGACATGCAGaatgataattataatat tTTACTCCTCATCCACATGCCGGAGACAAGTGGTTTATCTATCCCAGTTATGATTATGCTCACTGCATTGTGGATTCTCTTGAGAATATTACACATTCGATATGTTGTTTTTGCCTTTGATAG CTTTGTTCACTTATTTGAGACACGCCCTGCTTCATACTATTGGCTATTACATGCGCTGAGCCTTTACCAACCATATGTATGGGAATATTCACGACTTAATGTTACTAACACGGTGATGTCTAAGCGGAAG CTAAATCGATTGGTGACAGACAAGTGGGTTGATGGTTGGGATGACCCTTGCCTTATGACACTAGCTGGTTTGCGTCGTAGAGGTGTGACTTCAACGTCAATTAATGCTTTTGTTCGAGGAGTTGGGATCACTAGAAG TGATAATAGTACAATAAATTTGGATCGCCTTGAGTATCACATAAGAGAAGAACTAAACAAAACGGTGCCTCGTGCAATGGTCGTGCTACATCCGCTGAAg GTTGTTATCACAAACCTAGAAGCTGGCTCAATAATAGATCTTGATGTAAAGAAATGGCCCGAAGCCCAATCAGACGATGCATCTGCTTTTTACAAG GTTCCATTTTCCAATACTGTGTACATTGAACATTCTGATTTTCGAATGAAAGATTCCAAGGATTACTATGGACTTGCTCCTGGTAAATCTGTCCTGCTCAG ATATGCATTTCCGATAAAGTGCACTGAAGTTATCCTATCTGATGATAAGGAAACTATTCTAGAGATCCGGGCTGAGTATGATCCCTCTAAGAAGACAAAGCCTAAG ggTGTTCTTCATTGGGTGGCTGAACCTTCCCCTGGGGTTGATCCACTCAGGGTGGAAGTCAGATTGTTTGACAAATTGTTCCTTTCGGAG AATCCAGCTGAACTTGATGATTGGCTTGCTGATCTGAACCCTCAGTCCAAAGTGGTGATTTCCAGTGCATATGCTGTACCCTTACTGAAAAATGCTGCAGTTGGAGACAGATTCCAGTTCGAAAGGCTTG GCTTTTTTGTGCTTGATAGAGATTCCACTCCTGAAAAGCTTGTCTTCAATAGAACAGTCACATTAAGAGACAGCTATAGTAAGGGTGGGAAGTAG
- the LOC122309993 gene encoding glutamine--tRNA ligase-like isoform X4 — MPVKDESPDKEKYLDLFLKIGLDERTARNTVANSKVTANLVSVIHKAVTEGCRRTVGNLLYTVAKKYPANALVHRPTLLQYIVSSKIKTTAQLEAGLSFFVATASDDFKLDALEEACGVVGELLGHVRKRHPWADLKSLKQFVDAKFYDLLGERTAADNEKTSKKKKDNPAEVEVKTVAVVSPEQQSEEELNPFLIFPRPQENFKVHTEVFFSDGSVLRCCNTKELLEKHLNATGGKVLTRFPPEPNGYLHIGHAKITYTSDYFQELYNLAVELIRRGRAYVDHQTPDEIKEYREKKMNSPWRDRPVAESLKLFDDMRKGLIEEGKATLRMKQDMQNDNYNILLLIHMPETSGLSIPVMIMLTALWILLRILHIRYVVFAFDSFVHLFETRPASYYWLLHALSLYQPYVWEYSRLNVTNTVMSKRKLNRLVTDKWVDGWDDPCLMTLAGLRRRGVTSTSINAFVRGVGITRSDNSTINLDRLEYHIREELNKTVPRAMVVLHPLKVVITNLEAGSIIDLDVKKWPEAQSDDASAFYKVPFSNTVYIEHSDFRMKDSKDYYGLAPGKSVLLRYAFPIKCTEVILSDDKETILEIRAEYDPSKKTKPKGVLHWVAEPSPGVDPLRVEVRLFDKLFLSENPAELDDWLADLNPQSKVVISSAYAVPLLKNAAVGDRFQFERLGFFVLDRDSTPEKLVFNRTVTLRDSYSKGGK; from the exons ATGCCGGTGAAGGACGAGAGCCCTGACAAGGAGAAGTACTTAGACTTGTTTCTGAAGATCGGATTGGACGAACGAACCGCGCGAAACACCGTCGCCAACAGCAAGGTTACGGCCAATCTGGTTTCTGTTATTCACAAG GCTGTCACCGAGGGATGCAGGCGGACTGTTGGAAATCTCCTATACACG GTTGCTAAAAAATATCCAGCAAATGCCCTTGTGCATCGCCCAACCTTGCTGCAATACATTGTTTCGTCAAAG ATTAAAACTACGGCTCAGTTAGAAGCGGGTCTTTCATTTTTTGTAGCTACTGCATCAGATGATTTTAAGTTGGATGCACTCGAAGAAGCATGTGGGGTTG TTGGTGAATTATTAGGTCACGTTCGGAAGAGGCACCCATGGGCTGATCTGAAGAGCCTCAAg CAATTTGTTGATGCAAAATTTTATGATCTACTTGGTGAAAGGACAGCAGCTGATAATGAAAAGACTtccaagaagaagaaagataacCCCGCTGAAGTAGAG GTTAAAACAGTTGCCGTTGTTTCTCCAGAACAGCAATCTGAAGAAGAACTTAATCCATTTTTGATATTTCCTCGACCACAGGAAAATTTCAAG GTGCACACTGAAGTATTTTTCAGTGATGGCTCTGTCCTTAGGTGTTGCAATACAAAGGAACTGCTCGAAAAACACTTGAACGCAACGGGAGGGAAAGTTTTAACTCGCTTTCCTCCTGAACCAAATGGTTATTTGCATATTGGTCATGCCAAG ATAACTTACACCAGTGATTATTTTCAAGAGTTGTACAATTTAGCCGTGGAGCTCATACGAAGGGGTCGTGCATACGTTGATCATCAG ACACCTGACGAGATAAAGGAGTACAGAGAAAAAAAGATGAACAGTCCTTGGAGGGACAGACCTGTTGCAGAATCATTGAAACTTTTTGATGATATGAGAAAAGGCCTTATTGAAGAAGGGAAAGCGACATTGAGGATGAAGCAAGACATGCAGaatgataattataatat tTTACTCCTCATCCACATGCCGGAGACAAGTGGTTTATCTATCCCAGTTATGATTATGCTCACTGCATTGTGGATTCTCTTGAGAATATTACACATTCGATATGTTGTTTTTGCCTTTGATAG CTTTGTTCACTTATTTGAGACACGCCCTGCTTCATACTATTGGCTATTACATGCGCTGAGCCTTTACCAACCATATGTATGGGAATATTCACGACTTAATGTTACTAACACGGTGATGTCTAAGCGGAAG CTAAATCGATTGGTGACAGACAAGTGGGTTGATGGTTGGGATGACCCTTGCCTTATGACACTAGCTGGTTTGCGTCGTAGAGGTGTGACTTCAACGTCAATTAATGCTTTTGTTCGAGGAGTTGGGATCACTAGAAG TGATAATAGTACAATAAATTTGGATCGCCTTGAGTATCACATAAGAGAAGAACTAAACAAAACGGTGCCTCGTGCAATGGTCGTGCTACATCCGCTGAAg GTTGTTATCACAAACCTAGAAGCTGGCTCAATAATAGATCTTGATGTAAAGAAATGGCCCGAAGCCCAATCAGACGATGCATCTGCTTTTTACAAG GTTCCATTTTCCAATACTGTGTACATTGAACATTCTGATTTTCGAATGAAAGATTCCAAGGATTACTATGGACTTGCTCCTGGTAAATCTGTCCTGCTCAG ATATGCATTTCCGATAAAGTGCACTGAAGTTATCCTATCTGATGATAAGGAAACTATTCTAGAGATCCGGGCTGAGTATGATCCCTCTAAGAAGACAAAGCCTAAG ggTGTTCTTCATTGGGTGGCTGAACCTTCCCCTGGGGTTGATCCACTCAGGGTGGAAGTCAGATTGTTTGACAAATTGTTCCTTTCGGAG AATCCAGCTGAACTTGATGATTGGCTTGCTGATCTGAACCCTCAGTCCAAAGTGGTGATTTCCAGTGCATATGCTGTACCCTTACTGAAAAATGCTGCAGTTGGAGACAGATTCCAGTTCGAAAGGCTTG GCTTTTTTGTGCTTGATAGAGATTCCACTCCTGAAAAGCTTGTCTTCAATAGAACAGTCACATTAAGAGACAGCTATAGTAAGGGTGGGAAGTAG
- the LOC122309993 gene encoding glutamine--tRNA ligase-like isoform X7: MNSPWRDRPVAESLKLFDDMRKGLIEEGKATLRMKQDMQNDNYNILLLIHMPETSGLSIPVMIMLTALWILLRILHIRYVVFAFDSFVHLFETRPASYYWLLHALSLYQPYVWEYSRLNVTNTVMSKRKLNRLVTDKWVDGWDDPCLMTLAGLRRRGVTSTSINAFVRGVGITRSDNSTINLDRLEYHIREELNKTVPRAMVVLHPLKVVITNLEAGSIIDLDVKKWPEAQSDDASAFYKVPFSNTVYIEHSDFRMKDSKDYYGLAPGKSVLLRYAFPIKCTEVILSDDKETILEIRAEYDPSKKTKPKGVLHWVAEPSPGVDPLRVEVRLFDKLFLSENPAELDDWLADLNPQSKVVISSAYAVPLLKNAAVGDRFQFERLGFFVLDRDSTPEKLVFNRTVTLRDSYSKGGK; encoded by the exons ATGAACAGTCCTTGGAGGGACAGACCTGTTGCAGAATCATTGAAACTTTTTGATGATATGAGAAAAGGCCTTATTGAAGAAGGGAAAGCGACATTGAGGATGAAGCAAGACATGCAGaatgataattataatat tTTACTCCTCATCCACATGCCGGAGACAAGTGGTTTATCTATCCCAGTTATGATTATGCTCACTGCATTGTGGATTCTCTTGAGAATATTACACATTCGATATGTTGTTTTTGCCTTTGATAG CTTTGTTCACTTATTTGAGACACGCCCTGCTTCATACTATTGGCTATTACATGCGCTGAGCCTTTACCAACCATATGTATGGGAATATTCACGACTTAATGTTACTAACACGGTGATGTCTAAGCGGAAG CTAAATCGATTGGTGACAGACAAGTGGGTTGATGGTTGGGATGACCCTTGCCTTATGACACTAGCTGGTTTGCGTCGTAGAGGTGTGACTTCAACGTCAATTAATGCTTTTGTTCGAGGAGTTGGGATCACTAGAAG TGATAATAGTACAATAAATTTGGATCGCCTTGAGTATCACATAAGAGAAGAACTAAACAAAACGGTGCCTCGTGCAATGGTCGTGCTACATCCGCTGAAg GTTGTTATCACAAACCTAGAAGCTGGCTCAATAATAGATCTTGATGTAAAGAAATGGCCCGAAGCCCAATCAGACGATGCATCTGCTTTTTACAAG GTTCCATTTTCCAATACTGTGTACATTGAACATTCTGATTTTCGAATGAAAGATTCCAAGGATTACTATGGACTTGCTCCTGGTAAATCTGTCCTGCTCAG ATATGCATTTCCGATAAAGTGCACTGAAGTTATCCTATCTGATGATAAGGAAACTATTCTAGAGATCCGGGCTGAGTATGATCCCTCTAAGAAGACAAAGCCTAAG ggTGTTCTTCATTGGGTGGCTGAACCTTCCCCTGGGGTTGATCCACTCAGGGTGGAAGTCAGATTGTTTGACAAATTGTTCCTTTCGGAG AATCCAGCTGAACTTGATGATTGGCTTGCTGATCTGAACCCTCAGTCCAAAGTGGTGATTTCCAGTGCATATGCTGTACCCTTACTGAAAAATGCTGCAGTTGGAGACAGATTCCAGTTCGAAAGGCTTG GCTTTTTTGTGCTTGATAGAGATTCCACTCCTGAAAAGCTTGTCTTCAATAGAACAGTCACATTAAGAGACAGCTATAGTAAGGGTGGGAAGTAG
- the LOC122309993 gene encoding glutamine--tRNA ligase-like isoform X6, whose translation MWGVEVSAEDIEQAVNDVFEENKNLILEKRYRTNGHVRKRHPWADLKSLKQFVDAKFYDLLGERTAADNEKTSKKKKDNPAEVEVKTVAVVSPEQQSEEELNPFLIFPRPQENFKVHTEVFFSDGSVLRCCNTKELLEKHLNATGGKVLTRFPPEPNGYLHIGHAKITYTSDYFQELYNLAVELIRRGRAYVDHQTPDEIKEYREKKMNSPWRDRPVAESLKLFDDMRKGLIEEGKATLRMKQDMQNDNYNILLLIHMPETSGLSIPVMIMLTALWILLRILHIRYVVFAFDSFVHLFETRPASYYWLLHALSLYQPYVWEYSRLNVTNTVMSKRKLNRLVTDKWVDGWDDPCLMTLAGLRRRGVTSTSINAFVRGVGITRSDNSTINLDRLEYHIREELNKTVPRAMVVLHPLKVVITNLEAGSIIDLDVKKWPEAQSDDASAFYKVPFSNTVYIEHSDFRMKDSKDYYGLAPGKSVLLRYAFPIKCTEVILSDDKETILEIRAEYDPSKKTKPKGVLHWVAEPSPGVDPLRVEVRLFDKLFLSENPAELDDWLADLNPQSKVVISSAYAVPLLKNAAVGDRFQFERLGFFVLDRDSTPEKLVFNRTVTLRDSYSKGGK comes from the exons ATGTGGG GTGTTGAGGTTTCAGCAGAAGATATTGAACAAGCTGTTAATGATGTTTTTgaagagaataagaatttgaTTTTGGAGAAACGATATCGAACTAATG GTCACGTTCGGAAGAGGCACCCATGGGCTGATCTGAAGAGCCTCAAg CAATTTGTTGATGCAAAATTTTATGATCTACTTGGTGAAAGGACAGCAGCTGATAATGAAAAGACTtccaagaagaagaaagataacCCCGCTGAAGTAGAG GTTAAAACAGTTGCCGTTGTTTCTCCAGAACAGCAATCTGAAGAAGAACTTAATCCATTTTTGATATTTCCTCGACCACAGGAAAATTTCAAG GTGCACACTGAAGTATTTTTCAGTGATGGCTCTGTCCTTAGGTGTTGCAATACAAAGGAACTGCTCGAAAAACACTTGAACGCAACGGGAGGGAAAGTTTTAACTCGCTTTCCTCCTGAACCAAATGGTTATTTGCATATTGGTCATGCCAAG ATAACTTACACCAGTGATTATTTTCAAGAGTTGTACAATTTAGCCGTGGAGCTCATACGAAGGGGTCGTGCATACGTTGATCATCAG ACACCTGACGAGATAAAGGAGTACAGAGAAAAAAAGATGAACAGTCCTTGGAGGGACAGACCTGTTGCAGAATCATTGAAACTTTTTGATGATATGAGAAAAGGCCTTATTGAAGAAGGGAAAGCGACATTGAGGATGAAGCAAGACATGCAGaatgataattataatat tTTACTCCTCATCCACATGCCGGAGACAAGTGGTTTATCTATCCCAGTTATGATTATGCTCACTGCATTGTGGATTCTCTTGAGAATATTACACATTCGATATGTTGTTTTTGCCTTTGATAG CTTTGTTCACTTATTTGAGACACGCCCTGCTTCATACTATTGGCTATTACATGCGCTGAGCCTTTACCAACCATATGTATGGGAATATTCACGACTTAATGTTACTAACACGGTGATGTCTAAGCGGAAG CTAAATCGATTGGTGACAGACAAGTGGGTTGATGGTTGGGATGACCCTTGCCTTATGACACTAGCTGGTTTGCGTCGTAGAGGTGTGACTTCAACGTCAATTAATGCTTTTGTTCGAGGAGTTGGGATCACTAGAAG TGATAATAGTACAATAAATTTGGATCGCCTTGAGTATCACATAAGAGAAGAACTAAACAAAACGGTGCCTCGTGCAATGGTCGTGCTACATCCGCTGAAg GTTGTTATCACAAACCTAGAAGCTGGCTCAATAATAGATCTTGATGTAAAGAAATGGCCCGAAGCCCAATCAGACGATGCATCTGCTTTTTACAAG GTTCCATTTTCCAATACTGTGTACATTGAACATTCTGATTTTCGAATGAAAGATTCCAAGGATTACTATGGACTTGCTCCTGGTAAATCTGTCCTGCTCAG ATATGCATTTCCGATAAAGTGCACTGAAGTTATCCTATCTGATGATAAGGAAACTATTCTAGAGATCCGGGCTGAGTATGATCCCTCTAAGAAGACAAAGCCTAAG ggTGTTCTTCATTGGGTGGCTGAACCTTCCCCTGGGGTTGATCCACTCAGGGTGGAAGTCAGATTGTTTGACAAATTGTTCCTTTCGGAG AATCCAGCTGAACTTGATGATTGGCTTGCTGATCTGAACCCTCAGTCCAAAGTGGTGATTTCCAGTGCATATGCTGTACCCTTACTGAAAAATGCTGCAGTTGGAGACAGATTCCAGTTCGAAAGGCTTG GCTTTTTTGTGCTTGATAGAGATTCCACTCCTGAAAAGCTTGTCTTCAATAGAACAGTCACATTAAGAGACAGCTATAGTAAGGGTGGGAAGTAG